ATACCTGTTTCGTGCATCGTCAGTGGAATCAACTCCCTCGATCAGCTAGAGGAAGATCTGAAGCTGATAGATAAAGAACCCTTCTCTCCCGAAGAGCTCGAGCAGCTTTTTTTTGAGGCGCCAGAACTTGGCGGTTACGTTTGCAGGCAGTGCATGAAGTGCCTTCCATGTCCTCAGGGAATAAACATTCCCGGTATTTTTCTTGCAGAGGGCCGTTACGACAGGCAGATGCTAGATGGAAAAGTCAGAAGTGCTTCGGATTATGCCTTGAGGGACAGACTAGCTCACTGGTTTGGAAGCGAAGATCAGGGTATTGCAGAATACAACTCAATGATTCCCGATGTCGATGCCTGTACCGACTGCGGCATATGCAACGAGCGATGCCCTTACGGGATAGATATTCCGAGGAAACTTAGGATCGTGAAGTCCAAAATTACAGAAGGGTACGTCTGGTAATCGGGAACTCTAACGGGGGTTCTTATGAGCAAGATGAGGTTTTTCCAAAGGGAGGTCTTCGGTTTCTTTTTCATATTCTTTCTTGGCGCTCTTCTCCACATGGTCTATGAATGGAGTAACGGCAATATTATAGTTGGCGCCCTGACTCCCGTCAATGAAAGTATCTGGGAGCACCTGAAAATGATATTCCTTCCAGGAGTTTTCCTTCTAGTTCTTGAGGCCCTCCTGTTCAAAGAGATCAGAATTCCGTCCTTGATCCTTGGAAAGACTCTGGGCATATATATCATGTGCGGCACTATTCTGGGAGGCTTTTATTTCTACACTCTCTTCATCCATCATGTCTTGATTATCGACATACTTCTTATGGCGGCGGCAGTGGCCCTAGGGCAGCTGGTCTCTTATCATGTTTCTTCGAGGGTGGAAATCAGTCGAATTATGATCCTTTTGCCATTAGTGATGCTTGTGGTTCTCGGAGTGGTTTTTGTGATATTTACTTTCATTCCACCTCACTGGGAGCCTTTTAAGGACTCTTTGACGGGAGTTTACGGAGTTCAGTAGAGCTTTCATGAATAAGAGCGTTTACCTAAGCACTACAGATAACTGTTGAGAAAGGAGGATTGATTTTGCTTTCTGAAAGTGATATGTACGAGTCGATGGAAATCAAATTAGATGAGAGCTTGCCACCCGATCCTGTCTTCAGGCAAGGAATTCGAAGAGCACCGAAAAGAGAACTAAATCTCTCTAGAAAGGAAATTGAGCTTGCACTGCGTAATGCGCTTCGTTACGTTCCGACAGGACTTCATGACAGACTGGCTCCCGAATTTCTTCAAGAGCTTCTGACTATGGGAAGAATCTACGGATACCGCTATCGACCTCAGGGTGAGATAACGGGAAATCCCATCGATCAGTACAAAGGAAAATGCATTGAGGGTAAGGCATTCCAGGTAATGATAGACAATAACCTTGACTTTGAGGTGGCCCTTTACCCTTACGAACTAGTTACCTATGGAGAAACGGGGCAGGTCTGCCAGAACTGGATGCAGTACAGACTAATAAAGAGATATCTCGAAGAATTGACCGATGAGCAGACACTTGTGGTCATGTCCGGACACCCGCTTGGTCTATTCAAATCGGGCACTTCAAGCCCAAGGGTGATTATCACCAACGCGCTTATGGTGGGTATGTTCGACAACCAGGAGCAGTGGATCAAGGCTCAGGCTCTGGGAGTTGCCAACTACGGACAGATGACTGCAGGAGGTTGGATGTACATTGGACCTCAGGGGATAGTGCACGGTACCTTCAATACGATTCTCAACGCCGGAAGGCTGAAGCTGGGAATTGCAGACGACGGTGATCTACGCGGACATCTATTTGTTTCTTCTGGCCTCGGAGGAATGAGCGGAGCCCAGGGGAAGGCAGTCAAGATAGCCGGCGGCGTGGGAATTATTGCCGAAGTTGACCGTTCTAGAATTCAGACCAGATTGGAGCAGGGCTGGGTGGATGAAGTTGTGGAAGAGCCCGAGAGGGCCTTTAAGCTGGCAGAAAGAAAGACCCGGAACAATGAAAGTCATGCGATTGCCTTCCACGGAAACATAGTCGATCTACTGGAATTTGCGGTTGAGAAAGGTTTGAACATTGAGCTTCTGTCGGACCAGACGTCCTGTCATGCTCCGTACGACGGCGGATACTGTCCTCAGGGACTTACATTCGAGGAGAGAACAGAACTCCTGAAAACAGACAAGCGCAGATTTAGGGAGGCTGTTGATAGATCACTCATTAAGCACTTCGAATACATCAGCCAGCTGGCAGAAGGGGGCACTTACTTCTTCGATTACGGGAACTCATTTATGAAGGCAGTCTTTGATGCCGGGGCAAAGAATATCGCTAAAAATGGAGTAGATACTTCTGACGGATTCATCTTCCCGTCGTATGTTGAGGATATCATGGGCCCCATGTTGTTCGACTTCGGTTACGGTCCCTTTCGCTGGGTGTGCTTGAGCGGAAGAAAGGAAGATCTACTGAAAACAGATGCTGCCGCAATGAGATGTATCGATCCAGAACGTTGTGGACAAGATAGAGACAACTACATCTGGATAAAGGATGCCGACAAGAACAAACTGGTAGTGGGCACTCAGGCTAGAATACTTTATCAAGATGCGGCCGGAAGGCGCGCTATTGCGCTGCAGTTCAATGACATGGTTAGAAATGGAGAAATAGGACCTGTAATGATAGGAAGAGATCATCATGATACCGGAGGAACGGACTCGCCTTTCAGGGAGACTGCAAATATTAAGGACGGAAGTAATGTCATGGCAGATATGGCAACACAGTGCTTTGCAGGAAATGCGGCCCGAGGGATGAGCATGGTCTCACTTCACAATGGTGGTGGAGTTGGAATAGGGAAGGCAATAAACGGAGGATTTGGACTTGTTCTCGATGGAAGTCGGAGAGTTGATGAGATAATAGAGACATCTATTTCCTGGGATGTTATGAGCGGTGTTGCAAGGAGAGCCTGGGCAAGAAACGAAAATGCCTTGTTGATTGCCTCGGAATTCAACAAAGAGAGAAGAAGAAACGAGCAGATTACTCTTCCATTCCTCGTGGAGGAAGAGATTATTAGAAAGACGATGAAGACAGTTGATTGGGAGTGATAAGTGAATGACTATGTATTTCTCTAAGAGTGATGAAGAGACTACTAGAACTCTTCTTCACAGGATTTTTGAGCGATCGGAGGAAACGCAGATCAGGGACGTGGTTCTGCCTTCAACAAGCGGAAGAGTCGCAGAAATTGCACTTGATCTTGTCCCCGATTCGGTTAGACTGACCGTTGTTACTCATAGCGTGGGTTTCAGGGAGCCAAACGGCGATGAATTTGATCCGTTCATCAGAAAGCAATACACCGGTAGCAGGCACTCGCTGTTGACGGCAACTCATCTCTTCCGGGGTATTGATGGTGCCTTTGCCAAGGCAAACGGCGGTGTTCATCCGCCTCAAGTATTCGCGGCGGCTCTTCGGCTGTTCGGTCAGGGAACGAAGGTGGCCGTAGAGATCGCGATTATGGCTGCCGATGCCGGCTTAATAAGAGTCGGCGATTGGGTTATCACCTCTGGCGGAACTGGACATGGAATTGATACGGCCTACATTGTCAAACCGTGTCATTCCATTGATCTAAGTCTGTTTGAATTTGGAGAGCTGATAGGGATTCCTTCAAGCCTGTGATTTTCCGTGATAGATTGAATTCCTTGATAATTCGAGCTATAATCAATCTTGCGTGGGGCCGTAGCACAGCTGGGAGCGCGCCGCCTTCGCAAGGCGGAGGCCGGGGGTTCGAATCCCCTCGGCTCCACCAGAGGGGAGATTTCTCCCCTTTTTTTATTTCCTCCTAAAATTCGGTATCCCCCGAGAATGTCTCCGTTGCAGGAAAGAAGAGTATCAAAGTATTCCCGCATCAGAAGCAGGGTTTGGGGATCAAAGTTCTCTGTTTGGTTTCACGCATTTAAAAAACAGAGCCTTCTATTATTTTCATGAGAGGATCTACATGATAGCAAAGATGACGTGGTTGCTGCTTAGAATGTGTGAAAATTATTTTCAATACGTGTGGCAGTCCGTCTGAGAGATCTCAACCTTCTTTTCAACAGTTTAGCCTGAAATCAGCACTGAGGTGGGACAAATCTTTCTTGAAAGGAGTCTCGAAAACAAGAATCGAAAGTCGAAAGCTATCTCAGGTAGAGTTTGTATTTCACGCATATGGGAGGTAAACTCGCTGGTATGATCATCAATGAGGTGAGAAAGTGAAAGAAGCAGGTGTACAGCTACGCGATCAAATTAAGAGAGCCGCTAATTCAGTTGATCGATCCCTGATGACTTTTGAATCTGCCTGTGATGTCGTCAATAAGAACAGTCACGTTTCAGATGAGTTCGCTGTTGCTCATCACATTATAGACTCACTTGAAAATCGTGACAAACTCAAAGAAATAGCAGAACACAGGAATTCTCTGATGAGGATCCTGGCAGCGATCAGGATTGGGGAGCTTCTGAGCCCCGAAGAGTTCAACGATCAAAAAGAGGAATGGGATGGCAGCGCTCTTTTGACAACATCGTTCCTGAGAGGCATGGTTCGAGCTGGAAAAGAACTTCATGAGAAGAGTGTTCTGAGTTTGGCAGGAATTTCTGAAGAGACGGATTTTCTCCTCGCCCGACTGCTTCCGAGTCAAGACCTGGAAACAATATCTTCCAGAGAGCTGCTGCCGATAGCTGTTGAATCGGCAATCCTGAGCCATAGGAAGGAGTGGAACGCAGATCTACTGCTGAGGCTCTGGAAAGAAGAGAAAAGAATTAGGCGATCTTTGCTGTCCCTGGCGGATGGGAACGAGACGCTCATCAGAGAGATGATAAACACAATAGATGGATCTGAGGAATCTCTTGCCCTTCTGGGCTTACTGAAAGTTGCCAGATATGGGATCGATCTCCCTCCAAGCCATCCTATCATGAGTTCTGATGCTTCAATCAGTCTGCTCCATAACTCCCTCAAGAATCTAGGAAATCATTCGATTATTGGAAATCCGCTGGTTCAGTTCAGTTTCTACGGTGATCCATTGAAAGCGGGGAAAGGTTCTAGCGGAGGTATGGGGACCTTCCTTAGAACACTCGGCAATAATCTCTCTGAGAGCCTTCCTGGAGTGATTACGGTTGTTCCAATCGATGCAAAAGCCCTGTTGGAAAGCGATCTCTTGTTGAAGAAAGAAAGAGAGCAACATCTCTTCATTTATGCACCGTTAATTGACTATGAGAAAATGAAGGGGGACAGCTTTCTCAAAGGAAGGTTGGATGTACGCTCAAACGTAAGTGATATTCTCGCGATTGTCGGTATTCATCCAGCGCAAATGCACATGCGTTTCTCCGATTATGCTTCCTATTCAATGCTTGATTTAGCGAGAGAAATGAACTCGAAGTCGTTCTTCACGATAACTCCGGATCCACAGCGTGGCTTTTCCGACAATAACGGAGATCTTATCAACCTGGATCCAGTCAAAGCATTGAAGGAGACTTCAAGAGCGGAGATCTCGCACACAATGCTGAGAGAGTGCCATAGATTATTTGGAATCGGCGCGGAAGAAAGTCATAGTCAGCTCTTATCGTATTATCCTCAACTTTTCGAAACGGATGTCGCGGCGAAGCTCGAAATGATGCCCGAGGGCATCTCTCTGCGTAATGAGTGTCCTTTTTCCGGCGAAGGCCCACTTTTCTCAGTTTTGTTTGACAAAAACAGGGAATTCTTTATCGACCGCTCATTCAGGGTTAATCCCCTTCTGCTTACGATTGGCAGACTCGATCCCACAAAGGGTCAGACAAAACTGCTAAAGGCTTGGGGGGATTCGCGGCTCAGAGATTCATTCAATCTCGTTATTATTGGAGGAGATATAGAGAATCCAAATCAAGTTGAGTTATGCGAACTGGAAGAGATTAGAAAGTACGCGCAAGAAAACCGCAAAATCCAGGGTAGATTCTGCCACATGCCTGCCATGAGCAATGATGAAATTAGATGTCTGGAAAACAGCATCGCACAAGTAAAGGCAACTCCCTGGCCCCCTATCTATGTTGCGCCTTCCTTCAAAGAGGAGTTCGGCATTGCGATTCTCGAGGCGATGGCGGCCGGTTTCGTAGCAATAGGGCCCAGGCGCGGAGGGGTGAAGAGCTATATACGTCACGGAAAAAACGGTTTTCTTATAGATACGACGAATGAGTCGACGATAGGGAATGACTTACAGAGAGTACTGCTGGACCATCAAATCTCGGCCCGAAAGATGAAGATGATTGCCGAAAACGGCAGCAAGACAGTTTACAGGAGATACTCAATTTCGGTCGTAGCAAAGATGTTTTCGTCTTTCTATACTTCTTGAGCGCAATTCTCCTTACTACTCACTACGGTTTCAGGCTCCTTTGGAATGTTTTACGGTAGTCATTCCCGAAAGGTCATCTGGCATGGTTCAGTCCAGGATCTCGATCCTTAGAGCGTTTCAGGACCAGATCCCGAACAGTTGCAAATCGGGATGACATGTCGAAGGGTTCTGTTTTTCGGCTTTTCGTGAGCTATGCGAGCGGTTTCACAATCCCCTTTCTTATCTCATCTCGATCTTATCGGTTCATGATCTTGAACGGTCAACGGCGGACCGTATTTCACGGCGTTCAGCGTGAGCGAAAAGAGGTTCTCCACGGGAAAAAATCCTTCGCAAAGATTAAGAATAGTTCAGATCCTTTGGGAATATGTGCACCGATTGGCTCTTTCGATTGGACCGCTGTGATAAAATAATCATTAGACGCTGCGGGATGAGAGATATTTTTCGGTCTTCAACTGATTACCACGTTTTCCAAGAGTATGGAATCTGTGGATACTTCAAAATTCTTGTAGATCAAAGACGGGTAGGTCCAGCCAAAGTAGAGAAACGTTGAGCCTAAACAATTATTGATATAGCATGAATTCATCATCTTGCAGAGCAGGGTGTTTCCAGAAAAGGTTCGAGTGTCATCACAAAAGAGGGAAGTGGAGATATGAAAGTTTTGATGGTCTATCCAGAATATCCAGAAACTTTTTGGAGTTTCAAGCACGCACTAAAATTCGTCTCAAAAAAAGCGGCGTATCCACCGCTAGGCCTCATGACCGTTTCGGCCATGTTACCCGAAGAATGGGAGAGAAAACTCATCGATATGAATACGGACATTCTACGTGATCAAGATATCTTAGACTCCGATTACGTGATGATAAGCTCAATGGATGTTCAGCTTGACTCGGCAAAGAAGGTTATTCAGAGATGCAAGGAGTTGGGCGTCAAGACGATAGCGGGCGGGCCGCTTTTCACCACCAGACCTGAGGAGTTCAATGAAGTCGATCATCTGGTTCTTGGTGAAGCAGAAGTGACTCTGGCACCGTTTCTTAATGATTTAGAGAAAGGCAAGGCTAAGCACATTTATAGATCCGACGGCTTTCCAGATATTTCTGACAGTCCCATTCCAGACTGGAAGCTTCTTGACATGAGAAAATACTCTTCTATGAATATCCAGTATTCTAGAGGTTGTCCTTATAATTGTGAGTTCTGTGACATTGTTCTGTTAAACGGACATATTCCCAGGACGAAGAGAGCCGAAAAACTCATTGGCGAGATGGAAGCATTGTATAAGGCCGGCTGGCGTGGAGGAGTATTCATAGTTGACGATAACTTCATTGGAAATAAAGCCAAACTGAAGAGAGAGATTCTTCCCGCTATTGCTAAATGGATGAAAGATAGGAAGTATCCCTTTGTGCTGAATACAGAAGCCTCAATTGATCTTTCAGATGACGACGAGCTCATGAAACTTATGGTCGACGCAAATTTCGGAACCGTCTTTGTCGGCATAGAGACTACCGAGGAGGAAAGTCTCGTTGAATGCGGCAAGTACCAGAACCGAAACAGAGACTTGCTCTCGTCTGTTCGGAAGATGCAGGAGTTCGGACTGCAGGTTCAGGGTGGATTTATTGTGGGCTTTGATCACGACAAGCCTTCGGTATTTCGGAACATGATCAATTTCATTCAGAAGAGCGGCATAGTCACCGCAATGGTCGGTGTTCTCACAGCGCCTACAGGCACAAGACTCTTCCTGAGGTTAAAAGACGAGAACAGGATCGCGTCGGAGTTCTCAGGTAACAACACCAGCATTCTGACTAACATTATTCCCAAGATGGGTCTCAATAACCTCGTAGACGGTTACTACAAAATACTTAGAAACATATACGCGCCGAAACCCTACCGGCAGAGAGTAATAACCTTTCTCAAAAACTACAAACCGAATTCACTTAGACATGTCAGACCCCTTTCCGAGAGTCTGAAGGCCTTTATGAAGTCGCTTTGGGTACTTGGAATAAAGGAAAAAGGGCGAATCAACTATTGGTTGTTGCTCCTTTGGACGGCCATCTTTAGACCATCGCTTTTTCCGTTGTCAGTTGAATTTGCGATTTACGGCTATCACTTCCGAAAATCCCTTTCTTTTGGCTTTGGCGAAGAGGACAAAAAACAGCCGCCGAGTTACGAAGAACAAGATTCTAGGTGAGCTCCTATATCGGCAGAAGAAAGTAGCCGACCGGTGAAGTCCAGGTTCTTTTCTCGCAAGAGGTTATAATTGAATTCAGTCCGATATCTCGACTCAAAGGGATGGCGGAGTGATTCAGCAATTTTTTGATGGCGGGAGTGAGAACATAATACATGTCAGGAAAGAGTGTGAAGTTCGGCAGCTTTCTGAGAAATTACATAGATGATACCGATAGGTTCAAGAAATGGCTTCAGCTTGGCATGGGATTTGAGAATTTCAGAAGAAGGCATTTTCCAGACAGGGATCGACCGCGATTTGTCAACGTGGTCAATCATCTGGCGCTGGAGGAAGTATATCTTGCGATAAAGGGCTCGAATACAGCGTGGGTGAACTTAATGGCTCCATCTGAACTTCTTCTTTCGGTGGGTCTTAACCCTGTTTCGGCCGAAGGCATTTCCGGAGCGTTTTCCTCT
The DNA window shown above is from Mesotoga infera and carries:
- a CDS encoding aldo/keto reductase, giving the protein IPVSCIVSGINSLDQLEEDLKLIDKEPFSPEELEQLFFEAPELGGYVCRQCMKCLPCPQGINIPGIFLAEGRYDRQMLDGKVRSASDYALRDRLAHWFGSEDQGIAEYNSMIPDVDACTDCGICNERCPYGIDIPRKLRIVKSKITEGYVW
- a CDS encoding urocanate hydratase; protein product: MLSESDMYESMEIKLDESLPPDPVFRQGIRRAPKRELNLSRKEIELALRNALRYVPTGLHDRLAPEFLQELLTMGRIYGYRYRPQGEITGNPIDQYKGKCIEGKAFQVMIDNNLDFEVALYPYELVTYGETGQVCQNWMQYRLIKRYLEELTDEQTLVVMSGHPLGLFKSGTSSPRVIITNALMVGMFDNQEQWIKAQALGVANYGQMTAGGWMYIGPQGIVHGTFNTILNAGRLKLGIADDGDLRGHLFVSSGLGGMSGAQGKAVKIAGGVGIIAEVDRSRIQTRLEQGWVDEVVEEPERAFKLAERKTRNNESHAIAFHGNIVDLLEFAVEKGLNIELLSDQTSCHAPYDGGYCPQGLTFEERTELLKTDKRRFREAVDRSLIKHFEYISQLAEGGTYFFDYGNSFMKAVFDAGAKNIAKNGVDTSDGFIFPSYVEDIMGPMLFDFGYGPFRWVCLSGRKEDLLKTDAAAMRCIDPERCGQDRDNYIWIKDADKNKLVVGTQARILYQDAAGRRAIALQFNDMVRNGEIGPVMIGRDHHDTGGTDSPFRETANIKDGSNVMADMATQCFAGNAARGMSMVSLHNGGGVGIGKAINGGFGLVLDGSRRVDEIIETSISWDVMSGVARRAWARNENALLIASEFNKERRRNEQITLPFLVEEEIIRKTMKTVDWE
- a CDS encoding glycosyltransferase, with translation MTFESACDVVNKNSHVSDEFAVAHHIIDSLENRDKLKEIAEHRNSLMRILAAIRIGELLSPEEFNDQKEEWDGSALLTTSFLRGMVRAGKELHEKSVLSLAGISEETDFLLARLLPSQDLETISSRELLPIAVESAILSHRKEWNADLLLRLWKEEKRIRRSLLSLADGNETLIREMINTIDGSEESLALLGLLKVARYGIDLPPSHPIMSSDASISLLHNSLKNLGNHSIIGNPLVQFSFYGDPLKAGKGSSGGMGTFLRTLGNNLSESLPGVITVVPIDAKALLESDLLLKKEREQHLFIYAPLIDYEKMKGDSFLKGRLDVRSNVSDILAIVGIHPAQMHMRFSDYASYSMLDLAREMNSKSFFTITPDPQRGFSDNNGDLINLDPVKALKETSRAEISHTMLRECHRLFGIGAEESHSQLLSYYPQLFETDVAAKLEMMPEGISLRNECPFSGEGPLFSVLFDKNREFFIDRSFRVNPLLLTIGRLDPTKGQTKLLKAWGDSRLRDSFNLVIIGGDIENPNQVELCELEEIRKYAQENRKIQGRFCHMPAMSNDEIRCLENSIAQVKATPWPPIYVAPSFKEEFGIAILEAMAAGFVAIGPRRGGVKSYIRHGKNGFLIDTTNESTIGNDLQRVLLDHQISARKMKMIAENGSKTVYRRYSISVVAKMFSSFYTS
- a CDS encoding B12-binding domain-containing radical SAM protein is translated as MKVLMVYPEYPETFWSFKHALKFVSKKAAYPPLGLMTVSAMLPEEWERKLIDMNTDILRDQDILDSDYVMISSMDVQLDSAKKVIQRCKELGVKTIAGGPLFTTRPEEFNEVDHLVLGEAEVTLAPFLNDLEKGKAKHIYRSDGFPDISDSPIPDWKLLDMRKYSSMNIQYSRGCPYNCEFCDIVLLNGHIPRTKRAEKLIGEMEALYKAGWRGGVFIVDDNFIGNKAKLKREILPAIAKWMKDRKYPFVLNTEASIDLSDDDELMKLMVDANFGTVFVGIETTEEESLVECGKYQNRNRDLLSSVRKMQEFGLQVQGGFIVGFDHDKPSVFRNMINFIQKSGIVTAMVGVLTAPTGTRLFLRLKDENRIASEFSGNNTSILTNIIPKMGLNNLVDGYYKILRNIYAPKPYRQRVITFLKNYKPNSLRHVRPLSESLKAFMKSLWVLGIKEKGRINYWLLLLWTAIFRPSLFPLSVEFAIYGYHFRKSLSFGFGEEDKKQPPSYEEQDSR